The Montipora capricornis isolate CH-2021 chromosome 1, ASM3666992v2, whole genome shotgun sequence genome contains a region encoding:
- the LOC138055478 gene encoding uncharacterized protein KIAA1958-like — MASRFKDLDVSVEDFISEQDNESTKKKTLQNVAVLQQFLASKNEERKLEEIPPEELNEYLSEFIITVRTKDKQEEYEPSSLRGFIASFERYLKKKNYGHSIIKDLQFEKTRKDLKRKGKGNKPNASVAISEDDIQVLYEKKLLGTERPEALLNTLWLNNTTQFGLRGCKEHRDMCWGDVKLKKTSTGVEFLEYGERQTKTRLGDDTNDVRPIAPKMFSLPNSDRCPVLTYKVFAEKRPTQMNFDEAPFYLAVNTSRQTRSTKSRGSNSLLLV; from the coding sequence atggcatcaAGATTTAAGGATTTAGATGTGTCTGTGGAGGATTTCATTTCAGAACAAGATAACgaaagcactaaaaagaaaactttgcaaaatgtagccgtGCTGCAACAATTCCTAGCATCCAAAAACGAGGAACGAAAACTTGAAGAGATCCCTCCAGAGGAGCTGAATGAATATTTGAGCGAATTCATCATAACAGTCCGCACCAAAGACAAACAGGAAGAATACGAACCAAGCTCCCTTCGAGGATTCATTGCAAGCTTTGAGAGatatctcaaaaagaaaaattacggTCACAGCATCATCAAAGACCTGCAATTCGAGAAAACAAGGAAAGATTTGAAACGCAAAGGGAAAGGCAATAAACCAAATGCTTCTGTCGCTATCAGTGAAGACGACATACAAGTTCTCTACGAGAAAAAACTTCTAGGAACTGAGAGACCTGAAGCTCTGCTGAACACACTCTGGTTGAATAACACAACTCAGTTCGGTCTTCGTGGCTGCAAAGAGCACAGGGACATGTGCTGGGGCGACGTGAAGCTCAAGAAAACATCAACTGGAGTGGAATTTCTTGAATACGGAGAACGACAAACAAAAACCCGCCTCGGAGATGACACGAACGATGTTAGGCCGATAGctccaaaaatgttttcacttcCAAATAGCGACAGATGTCCAGTGTTGACTTACAAGGTTTTCGCCGAAAAGAGACCGACTCAAATGAACTTTGACGAGGCGCCGTTTTATCTAGCGGTAAACACATCAAGACAGACTCGCTCGACAAAAAGCCGTGGTTCAAACAGTCTCCTGTTGGTGTGA